In Acidimicrobiia bacterium, the following proteins share a genomic window:
- a CDS encoding sigma-70 family RNA polymerase sigma factor, whose protein sequence is MAGSAREVGAQTSADVAATELHSATPAGFDALFDAHFARAVRLAWLLAPGDQGGAEDAAADAIARVWPKWAKGRVEEFWPYLRLAVVNQVRGRGRRLAIARRYEPIVGGAATRADDFELAIVDRALLTDALHALPDRQRTAVVLRFYEDLSEAECARVMGCSLGTVKSTTSRGLAALRALLETSRDD, encoded by the coding sequence ATGGCGGGGTCGGCGCGAGAGGTCGGGGCACAGACGTCGGCCGATGTCGCCGCGACCGAGCTCCACTCCGCCACGCCCGCCGGCTTCGACGCCCTCTTCGACGCGCATTTCGCACGCGCTGTACGCCTCGCGTGGTTGCTCGCGCCCGGCGATCAGGGCGGCGCCGAGGACGCGGCCGCCGACGCGATCGCGCGCGTCTGGCCGAAGTGGGCGAAGGGTCGCGTCGAGGAGTTCTGGCCGTATCTGCGGCTCGCGGTCGTGAACCAGGTCCGCGGGCGCGGGCGGCGCCTCGCGATCGCGCGGCGTTACGAGCCGATCGTCGGTGGCGCCGCGACGCGCGCCGACGACTTCGAGCTCGCGATCGTCGATCGCGCCCTGCTCACCGACGCGTTGCACGCGCTCCCCGACCGCCAACGCACCGCGGTCGTGCTGCGGTTCTACGAAGACCTGTCGGAAGCCGAGTGCGCGCGCGTCATGGGCTGCTCACTCGGGACGGTCAAGAGCACGACATCACGCGGGCTCGCCGCGCTGCGTGCCCTTCTGGAGACGAGCCGAGATGACTGA
- the trpC gene encoding indole-3-glycerol phosphate synthase TrpC, whose amino-acid sequence MAILDEILAVKRDEVTVLHQPKTRDRIQKAALNAAPPRDFTAALRRSDGRLAVISEIKRRSPSKGDLAPDLDPAALAARYESGGAAALSVLTDGPFFGGAVSDLQAAHEATALPALRKDFVIDEVQVYETRGIGADAMLLIVAAIPDDGLLSDLHSLARLLDLAVLVEAHDAAEVERAVACGAGIVGVNSRSLQTFAEDLAVGEGLASMLPPEVVRVAESAVRSVDDAARMAAAGFDAVLVGEAFVRADDPETLLRKMSEVVVAQSRRSS is encoded by the coding sequence ATGGCGATCCTCGACGAGATCCTGGCGGTGAAGCGCGACGAGGTCACCGTGCTGCACCAGCCCAAGACGCGCGATCGCATCCAGAAGGCGGCGTTGAACGCGGCGCCGCCGCGCGACTTCACGGCCGCGTTGCGACGGTCCGACGGCCGGCTCGCGGTGATCTCGGAGATCAAGCGGCGGTCACCGTCGAAGGGCGACCTCGCGCCCGATCTCGATCCGGCCGCGTTGGCCGCGCGCTACGAGTCCGGCGGCGCGGCCGCGCTGTCGGTGTTGACCGACGGCCCGTTCTTCGGCGGCGCGGTCTCCGACCTCCAAGCCGCGCACGAAGCGACGGCCTTGCCCGCGTTGCGCAAGGACTTCGTCATCGACGAGGTGCAGGTCTACGAGACGCGTGGGATCGGTGCCGACGCGATGTTGTTGATCGTCGCCGCGATTCCCGATGACGGTTTGCTGTCGGACCTGCACTCGCTCGCGCGCTTGCTCGATCTCGCGGTGCTCGTCGAAGCGCACGACGCAGCCGAGGTCGAGCGCGCGGTCGCGTGCGGCGCGGGCATCGTGGGCGTGAACAGCCGCAGCCTCCAGACGTTCGCCGAAGACCTCGCGGTCGGCGAGGGGCTTGCGTCGATGCTGCCGCCCGAGGTCGTGCGCGTCGCGGAGAGCGCGGTGCGCTCGGTCGACGACGCCGCGCGCATGGCGGCCGCGGGCTTCGACGCGGTGCTCGTCGGCGAGGCGTTCGTGCGCGCCGACGATCCGGAGACGTTGCTGCGCAAGATGTCCGAGGTCGTCGTCGCGCAGTCGCGTCGAAGCTCGTAG
- the trpB gene encoding tryptophan synthase subunit beta, translating to MPTRGGAVQLDPPGPEPEGLGRFGEWGGRFVPETLVSALEELEAEFRRAWGSDEFRAEYAALLESYAGRPTPVTECHRLSDRLGVRVLLKREDLTHTGSHKINNVLGQSLLTRRMGKERVIAETGAGQHGVATATAAALFGLECTVYMGAVDVERQALNVWRMRLLGAEVVPVESGSATLKDAVNDAMREWVASVESTHYCIGSVMGPHPFPWIVREFQRVVGDEARRQCRAVLDGKDPDLVVACVGGGSNAMGTFAGFLDTDAALIGVEAGGLGLESGKHGAAVTRGVPGVVHGMRSLFLQDEEGQVLEASSISAGLDYPGIGPEHVMLANTGRARYEVATDVEALSGFKLLSATEGIVPALEPAHAIGWLEREAGHSVPTGSTVLVTLSGRGDKDAAQVAEMLGELG from the coding sequence GTGCCGACGCGCGGCGGCGCGGTGCAGCTCGACCCGCCGGGTCCGGAGCCCGAGGGCCTCGGCCGGTTCGGCGAGTGGGGCGGGCGCTTCGTGCCCGAGACCCTCGTCTCCGCGCTCGAGGAGCTCGAGGCCGAGTTCCGGCGGGCCTGGGGTTCCGACGAGTTCCGAGCCGAGTACGCGGCCCTGCTCGAGAGCTACGCAGGGCGGCCCACGCCGGTCACCGAGTGTCACCGGCTGAGTGATCGCCTCGGCGTCCGCGTCCTCCTCAAGCGCGAGGACCTCACCCACACGGGCTCGCACAAGATCAACAACGTCCTCGGCCAGTCGCTGCTGACCCGCCGCATGGGCAAGGAACGGGTCATCGCCGAGACCGGCGCGGGCCAGCACGGGGTCGCGACCGCGACCGCGGCGGCGCTCTTCGGCCTCGAGTGCACCGTGTACATGGGCGCGGTCGACGTCGAGCGTCAGGCCCTCAACGTGTGGCGCATGCGGCTGCTCGGCGCCGAGGTCGTGCCGGTCGAGTCCGGCAGCGCGACGCTCAAGGACGCGGTGAACGACGCGATGCGCGAGTGGGTCGCGAGCGTCGAGAGCACGCACTACTGCATCGGATCGGTGATGGGTCCGCACCCGTTCCCGTGGATCGTGCGCGAGTTCCAGCGCGTCGTCGGCGACGAGGCGCGTCGGCAGTGCCGCGCCGTGCTCGACGGCAAGGACCCCGATCTCGTCGTCGCGTGCGTCGGCGGCGGCTCGAACGCGATGGGCACGTTCGCAGGCTTCCTCGACACCGACGCCGCGCTCATCGGCGTCGAAGCCGGCGGCCTCGGGCTCGAGTCGGGCAAGCACGGCGCCGCGGTGACACGCGGCGTGCCCGGCGTCGTGCACGGCATGCGCTCGCTCTTCCTGCAGGACGAGGAGGGCCAGGTGCTCGAGGCGTCGTCGATCAGCGCGGGCCTCGACTATCCCGGCATCGGTCCCGAGCACGTCATGCTCGCGAACACCGGAAGGGCCCGCTACGAGGTCGCGACCGACGTCGAGGCGTTGAGTGGGTTCAAGCTGCTCTCGGCGACGGAAGGCATCGTGCCCGCGCTCGAACCTGCGCACGCGATCGGGTGGCTCGAACGCGAAGCCGGCCACTCCGTGCCGACCGGATCGACGGTGCTCGTCACGCTCTCCGGTCGCGGCGACAAGGACGCGGCGCAGGTCGCGGAGATGCTCGGGGAGCTCGGGTGA
- the icd gene encoding NADP-dependent isocitrate dehydrogenase translates to MSATGSVVSNVMADKITMRSDGTLEVSDEPIIPFIEGDGTGVDIWPAAQLVMDAAAKKHGKSIAWKEVLAGQKAFDATGDWLPQETVDTFREYLIGIKGPLTTPVGGGIRSLNVALRQILDLYVCLRPVRWFEGVPSPVKRPDQVDMVIFRENTEDIYAGLEVEEGTPEAKRLIELLGKEMGWTIRPDSGVGIKPISETGSKRLIRAAIEYAVQHDRKSVTLVHKGNIQKFTEGAFRNWGYELTRDEFADVAVGWDDCNGDPGDKILVKDNIADITLQQVLTRPTDFDVIATTNLNGDYLSDALAAQVGGIGIAPGANINYVTGHGVFEATHGTAPKYAGQDKVNPGSLLLSGVLMFEHLGWTDAAHDVVRALEATIAEKVVTYDFARLMDGATEVKTSQFAQAIVDRL, encoded by the coding sequence GTGAGCGCGACCGGATCAGTAGTCTCCAACGTCATGGCCGACAAGATCACGATGCGTAGCGACGGCACTCTCGAGGTGTCGGACGAACCGATCATCCCGTTCATCGAAGGCGACGGCACCGGCGTCGACATCTGGCCCGCCGCGCAGCTGGTGATGGACGCGGCGGCCAAGAAGCACGGGAAGTCGATCGCCTGGAAGGAGGTCCTCGCGGGCCAGAAGGCGTTCGACGCGACCGGCGACTGGCTGCCGCAGGAGACGGTCGACACCTTCCGCGAGTACCTCATCGGGATCAAGGGACCGCTCACCACGCCGGTCGGCGGCGGCATCCGCTCGCTCAACGTCGCGCTGCGCCAGATCCTCGACCTCTACGTGTGCCTGCGCCCGGTGCGGTGGTTCGAGGGCGTCCCCTCACCGGTGAAGCGGCCCGACCAGGTCGACATGGTGATCTTCCGCGAGAACACCGAGGACATCTACGCGGGCCTCGAGGTCGAGGAGGGCACGCCCGAGGCGAAGCGGCTCATCGAGCTGCTCGGCAAGGAGATGGGCTGGACGATCCGGCCCGACTCGGGCGTCGGCATCAAGCCGATCTCGGAGACGGGTTCGAAGCGCCTGATCCGCGCCGCCATCGAATACGCGGTGCAGCACGATCGCAAGTCGGTGACGCTCGTGCACAAGGGCAACATCCAGAAGTTCACCGAGGGTGCGTTCCGCAACTGGGGCTACGAGCTCACGCGTGACGAGTTCGCCGACGTCGCGGTCGGCTGGGACGACTGCAACGGCGACCCCGGCGACAAGATCCTCGTGAAGGACAACATCGCCGACATCACGTTGCAGCAGGTACTCACGCGACCGACCGACTTCGACGTGATCGCGACGACGAACCTCAACGGCGACTACCTCTCCGACGCGCTCGCCGCGCAGGTGGGCGGCATCGGCATCGCGCCGGGCGCCAACATCAACTACGTCACCGGCCACGGCGTCTTCGAGGCGACGCACGGCACCGCGCCGAAGTACGCAGGCCAGGACAAGGTGAACCCGGGTTCGCTGTTGCTGTCCGGCGTGCTGATGTTCGAGCACCTCGGCTGGACCGACGCCGCGCACGATGTCGTGCGCGCGCTCGAGGCGACGATCGCGGAGAAGGTCGTCACGTACGACTTCGCGCGACTGATGGACGGCGCGACGGAAGTCAAGACGTCGCAATTCGCGCAGGCCATCGTGGATCGTCTGTAG
- a CDS encoding glycosyltransferase family 2 protein yields the protein MLGGKKVVVVLPAYNAESTLARAVEELDREIIDLVVLVDDASADQTVEVAKRIGLDPIRHAQNRGYGANQKTCYARALEAGGDVVVMVHPDYQYSPKLVVPMAGMVVSGEYDMVLGSRILAQRAVQQGMPWWKYIANRVLTGIENVVVRAKLSEYHTGLRAFSGDLLRALPLERNSDDFVFDNQMIVQALAADAKIGELSCPTRYADDSSSIDFRSSVRYGVGVLRTACQYRLHRMGVRRYPYLDVDRLVEPRGRSHAGAPAIS from the coding sequence GTGCTGGGTGGCAAGAAGGTCGTCGTCGTGCTGCCGGCGTACAACGCGGAGTCGACGCTGGCGCGCGCGGTCGAGGAGTTGGACCGCGAGATCATCGACCTCGTCGTGCTCGTCGACGACGCGAGCGCGGACCAGACCGTCGAGGTCGCGAAGCGGATCGGCCTCGACCCGATCCGTCACGCGCAGAACCGGGGTTACGGCGCGAACCAGAAGACCTGTTACGCGCGGGCGCTCGAAGCGGGCGGCGACGTCGTCGTCATGGTGCATCCGGATTATCAGTACTCGCCGAAGCTGGTCGTGCCGATGGCCGGCATGGTCGTGAGCGGCGAGTACGACATGGTGCTCGGCTCGCGCATCCTCGCCCAGCGCGCGGTGCAACAGGGCATGCCGTGGTGGAAGTACATCGCGAACCGCGTGCTGACCGGTATCGAGAACGTCGTCGTGCGCGCCAAGCTCTCCGAGTACCACACCGGCCTGCGCGCGTTCAGCGGCGACCTGCTGCGTGCGCTCCCGCTCGAACGGAACTCCGACGATTTCGTGTTCGACAACCAGATGATCGTGCAGGCGCTCGCGGCCGACGCCAAGATCGGCGAGCTGTCGTGCCCGACCCGGTACGCCGACGATTCGTCTTCGATCGACTTCCGCTCGAGCGTCCGGTACGGCGTCGGTGTGCTGCGCACCGCGTGCCAGTACCGCCTGCATCGCATGGGCGTGCGGCGCTACCCGTACCTCGACGTCGACCGGCTGGTGGAACCGCGCGGGCGATCGCACGCCGGCGCGCCCGCGATCTCGTAG
- a CDS encoding phosphoribosylanthranilate isomerase, with protein sequence MFVKICGITTASDALLATSVGADALGFVFAPSVRQVQPADVREIVRRLPHGVTTVGVFRNERPERVVTILSKVGLHGVQLHGHEPLSEVRWIRERVPFVIQAFTAGDPGLAAAANGPADAVLIDSPNPGSGRVFDWTLAEGAPGGVKLVLSGGLNHDNVAEAIARVRPWGVDVSSGVEATPGRKDARKLRLFVEEARKAGELLADAHLPRREGTYEGYEGAGFSDLDLTSEFVPDGMSRAVRNRPFDWALDA encoded by the coding sequence GTGTTCGTGAAGATCTGCGGGATCACGACCGCGTCGGACGCGCTGCTCGCGACGAGCGTCGGCGCCGACGCGCTCGGCTTCGTGTTCGCACCGAGCGTGCGCCAGGTGCAGCCGGCCGATGTGCGGGAGATCGTGCGCCGGCTGCCGCACGGCGTCACGACCGTCGGCGTGTTCAGGAACGAGCGACCCGAGCGGGTCGTGACGATCCTGTCGAAGGTCGGGCTGCACGGCGTGCAGCTGCACGGGCACGAGCCGCTGAGCGAGGTCCGCTGGATCCGCGAGCGGGTGCCGTTCGTGATCCAGGCGTTCACCGCGGGCGACCCCGGCCTGGCGGCGGCCGCCAACGGGCCGGCCGACGCGGTGCTGATCGATTCGCCCAATCCCGGCTCGGGCCGGGTCTTCGACTGGACACTCGCCGAGGGCGCGCCGGGGGGCGTGAAGCTGGTCCTCTCGGGCGGGCTCAACCACGACAACGTGGCCGAGGCGATCGCCCGGGTGCGGCCGTGGGGTGTCGACGTGTCGAGCGGCGTCGAGGCGACGCCGGGCCGCAAGGACGCCCGCAAGCTCCGGCTGTTCGTCGAGGAGGCGCGGAAGGCGGGCGAGCTGCTCGCCGACGCCCACCTACCGCGCCGGGAGGGGACCTACGAGGGCTACGAGGGCGCTGGGTTCTCCGACCTCGACCTCACCTCCGAGTTCGTTCCGGACGGCATGTCCCGCGCCGTGCGCAACCGCCCCTTCGACTGGGCCCTCGACGCCTGA
- the trpA gene encoding tryptophan synthase subunit alpha → MSRVPLETHLRKRRDEGRKLLAPYVTGGLGGAWCDVVRACADAGADAIEIGIPFSDPVMDGKTIQEASQRALELGATPMSVLAGAAQLDVDIPLVVMTYYNLVAHAGHERFARALVESDIAGAIVPDLPLDELDGWGDAAVDAGVETVLLASPTTTDERLQAICARSQGFVYGVSLLGVTGERSALTESAHRMGARLKATTDKPALLGVGISTPAQAQEAAAAADGVIIGSALVRRLLQGGGPQEAHAFVSELRHALDE, encoded by the coding sequence GTGAGTCGCGTCCCGCTCGAAACCCATCTCCGGAAGCGTCGTGACGAGGGCCGCAAGCTGCTCGCGCCGTACGTCACCGGCGGCCTCGGTGGCGCGTGGTGTGACGTCGTGCGCGCGTGCGCGGATGCGGGTGCCGACGCGATCGAGATCGGCATCCCGTTCTCCGATCCGGTCATGGACGGCAAGACGATCCAAGAGGCGAGCCAGCGCGCGCTCGAGCTCGGTGCGACACCGATGAGCGTGCTCGCGGGCGCGGCGCAGCTCGACGTCGACATCCCGCTCGTCGTCATGACGTACTACAACCTCGTCGCGCACGCGGGGCACGAGCGCTTCGCGCGCGCGCTCGTCGAGTCCGACATCGCGGGCGCGATCGTGCCCGACCTCCCGCTCGACGAGCTCGACGGTTGGGGTGACGCGGCCGTCGATGCCGGCGTCGAGACCGTGCTGCTCGCCTCGCCGACGACGACCGACGAACGCTTGCAGGCGATCTGCGCGCGCTCGCAGGGATTCGTGTACGGCGTGTCGTTGCTGGGTGTGACCGGCGAGCGGAGCGCGCTCACGGAGTCGGCGCACCGCATGGGCGCGCGGCTCAAGGCCACCACCGACAAGCCCGCGCTGCTCGGTGTCGGCATCTCCACCCCCGCGCAGGCGCAGGAAGCCGCAGCCGCGGCCGACGGTGTGATCATCGGCAGCGCGCTCGTCCGTCGTCTGCTCCAGGGCGGCGGACCGCAGGAGGCGCACGCGTTCGTCTCCGAGCTGCGGCACGCGCTCGACGAGTGA